The window ACCATAGGCTTCAACGGCCCGGCGTTCCTCCTGAACGATGGTGTCGATGGTGTAATCGCCGCCCTTGGCGTACACGTCGGGCTGAAGCACCTTCAGGATTTCGAGCGGCG of the Candidatus Hydrogenedentota bacterium genome contains:
- a CDS encoding D-glycero-beta-D-manno-heptose 1-phosphate adenylyltransferase encodes the protein PLEILKVLQPDVYAKGGDYTIDTIVQEERRAVEAYGGSIAIIPGVEGRSTTNIIARISQEKNGA